The proteins below are encoded in one region of Maribacter aestuarii:
- a CDS encoding DUF998 domain-containing protein, with product MGALLFAIASVLAGLGIEGYNPVKQYISESYATGMPYAVIWQYFFICSGLLLFFFGIVAANCFPKRSNTKVWFFLFAIFYGIGTLLTGIYPCDVGCYLDPENPRISQFIHNTVGNLTYAVVPFSILASSYAFSKLKLSKKLTVFSAICGSLCLLFVILLFGDPEGPYRGLFQRVIEASIISWIVYLSFYIKSTKTKTNED from the coding sequence GTGGGTGCTCTTCTTTTTGCCATAGCCAGTGTACTGGCTGGTCTTGGAATTGAAGGATATAATCCCGTAAAACAATACATTAGTGAAAGCTATGCGACGGGAATGCCCTATGCCGTTATATGGCAATATTTTTTCATCTGTAGTGGGTTATTGCTGTTCTTTTTTGGAATAGTTGCAGCGAATTGCTTTCCAAAACGTTCTAATACGAAAGTCTGGTTTTTTCTTTTTGCTATCTTCTACGGAATAGGCACTTTGCTAACCGGAATTTATCCCTGTGACGTAGGTTGTTATTTAGACCCGGAAAATCCCAGAATATCTCAATTTATACACAACACCGTTGGCAATTTAACTTATGCGGTCGTACCGTTCAGTATTTTGGCATCATCATACGCTTTTAGTAAATTGAAGTTGTCTAAAAAGCTTACGGTTTTCAGCGCAATCTGTGGAAGCTTGTGTCTTTTGTTTGTTATACTTTTATTTGGTGACCCTGAGGGACCTTATAGAGGATTGTTTCAAAGAGTAATAGAAGCTTCCATAATTTCTTGGATAGTATACCTCTCATTTTATATAAAATCAACCAAAACCAAAACCAATGAAGACTAA
- a CDS encoding DUF5060 domain-containing protein, whose translation MKTNQFVIKLILLLFLVSCQDEKKEITLTNFELWDTITLDFEGVETSENAEENPFLNYKLIVEFSSEKSNYTITGFYAADGNAAESSAESGNVWQVRFTPDQLGDWKYNAKLYHGDSIAIKEIQANTNSVEISNNEGTFRVVPSTKKGIHFRAHGRLINAKGYFKFQDTNKYWIKGGADSPENLLAYEGFDGTYRMQAADRDGESKTSEQLHKYLPHVSDWNEGDPTWKDGKGKGLIGAMNYLSGEGMNVAYFLALNINGDGKDVWPYADPEDFTRFDVSKLGQWEIVFQHMQSKGILLHVVLQETENETMLDKGDTGPMRKLYFQEMVARFGHHLGLNWNLGEENGYAEFTPIAQNDAQRRAMTDYLTEIDPYNHPILLHTHSHEPARSNVLDSIVGFKNLDGLSLQVDKREGAPEIVRKWKAESKAAGHPWMITMDEIGMWHTGVVPDSMDYNHDSLRRYVLWGTLLSGAAGVEWYYGANNKYNDLNTEDWRTTDRLWELTDYALDFFREYLPFWEMTGNPERVDSSEAYCLEKAGEIYAVYLPDGKTYVMDLGDATGDFSVEWYDPLSGDGLHKGSVTQISGGKKVSLGNPPNKAEMVENQDWVVLVKRM comes from the coding sequence ATGAAGACTAATCAATTTGTTATAAAGCTAATTCTACTTTTGTTTCTCGTTTCCTGCCAGGATGAGAAGAAGGAGATAACCTTGACCAATTTTGAACTTTGGGATACGATTACCTTAGATTTTGAAGGTGTAGAAACTTCCGAAAACGCAGAAGAAAATCCATTTCTGAATTACAAGTTAATAGTAGAGTTCAGCAGCGAAAAATCTAATTACACGATAACGGGATTTTACGCGGCTGATGGGAATGCGGCGGAATCTAGTGCTGAAAGCGGTAATGTCTGGCAGGTACGTTTTACCCCAGATCAATTGGGCGATTGGAAATATAACGCAAAGTTATATCACGGAGACAGTATTGCAATCAAGGAAATCCAGGCAAATACGAATTCCGTGGAAATTTCAAATAATGAGGGAACGTTTAGGGTAGTTCCATCCACTAAAAAGGGAATTCATTTTAGAGCGCACGGTAGACTTATTAACGCTAAGGGTTATTTCAAATTTCAGGATACCAATAAATATTGGATTAAGGGCGGGGCGGATAGTCCAGAAAATTTATTGGCTTATGAAGGCTTTGATGGAACGTATAGGATGCAAGCGGCCGATAGGGACGGGGAATCCAAAACGAGTGAGCAACTTCATAAATACCTTCCTCATGTGTCCGATTGGAACGAGGGTGATCCAACATGGAAAGACGGAAAAGGAAAAGGTCTAATCGGCGCTATGAATTATCTGTCCGGTGAAGGAATGAACGTGGCCTATTTTCTTGCTCTGAATATCAACGGCGATGGAAAAGATGTTTGGCCTTACGCAGATCCAGAAGATTTCACCCGTTTTGATGTCAGCAAACTGGGACAATGGGAAATCGTTTTCCAACACATGCAATCAAAAGGTATTTTATTGCATGTCGTATTGCAAGAAACTGAGAACGAAACAATGCTAGATAAGGGCGATACCGGTCCTATGAGAAAATTATACTTTCAAGAAATGGTGGCCCGTTTCGGACATCACCTGGGTCTCAATTGGAATTTAGGGGAAGAAAATGGTTATGCAGAATTTACCCCCATTGCACAGAACGATGCACAACGAAGGGCCATGACCGACTATCTTACCGAAATAGACCCTTATAACCATCCGATATTACTGCATACACATTCCCACGAACCGGCTAGGAGTAACGTATTGGATTCGATTGTTGGCTTTAAAAATTTAGATGGGCTTTCCCTTCAAGTGGACAAAAGGGAAGGAGCACCAGAAATAGTGAGGAAGTGGAAGGCCGAGTCTAAGGCGGCGGGTCATCCTTGGATGATTACCATGGATGAAATAGGCATGTGGCATACTGGTGTAGTTCCGGACTCCATGGACTACAACCACGATTCATTAAGAAGATATGTGCTTTGGGGTACCTTATTATCTGGGGCAGCAGGGGTAGAATGGTACTATGGCGCCAATAATAAGTACAACGACCTAAATACAGAGGACTGGCGCACAACAGACCGTCTGTGGGAATTGACGGATTATGCCTTAGACTTTTTTCGTGAATACTTGCCCTTTTGGGAAATGACTGGAAATCCCGAACGTGTTGACTCTAGCGAGGCTTACTGTTTAGAAAAGGCAGGCGAAATTTATGCTGTTTATCTGCCAGACGGTAAAACTTATGTAATGGACTTGGGTGATGCCACGGGTGATTTTTCAGTAGAATGGTATGATCCCCTTTCGGGAGACGGTCTACATAAGGGTTCAGTAACCCAAATTTCAGGAGGGAAAAAGGTATCGCTTGGTAATCCCCCAAATAAGGCGGAGATGGTTGAGAACCAAGATTGGGTGGTTTTAGTTAAGCGGATGTAA